In Epinephelus lanceolatus isolate andai-2023 chromosome 7, ASM4190304v1, whole genome shotgun sequence, the genomic stretch gaaacacacacacacacacacacacacacacacacataatttaCCATCATGTAGACATAGTAACAAGATATGCTGGTAAACTTAAATAGTTTTTGTGACGTGAAAGATGACATCAGTAATGTTTACCTCTTGGTCTGAGCCGGGCTTGTTGATCTCTTTTAGCACCAAGCCAGTGTAGCCATGTGGACAGCTGAGCTCCTGTCCCTTCAACCCACGCCCTCTGAATGACACTGTCTTTTCTGAAAtgagtaaaaatgcaaaaaggaCTGTTGTTAGAGACAGTTTTCCTCCCACACTAAAAATTACTGTGGGATAACATGTGAGATACACCTTTTTATTTCAATGTAATGTGACAACTTGGGAGTCCTAAATCGAAACATCCTAAATCGAGTCCAAAAGCTGTGGATTCTAAATTTGGCATGGTCAtgttgttttgatttatttgtacAGAAAAATAACGTATACCCTCTGTTATCACGATAAACTGGGATCTTTCTGAGAACTAGAACCAGTACTAATTAGCACAAAAATTCTGGACTGGATACCCATCCCTATTGACATTGGATGCAAATGTCCCATACTGGAACCAGTAGTTACAGTGTAAAGCAACATGGTTCAAAACCAGTGGAAGTTTGTCATTCTGACATATTCTCCAGGCAAGACTATCCAATTGAAACATgatcctaaacctaaccaattcCCTGCTCTTCTGAATCTTGAGATTAagatttgagattttttttttttttttaagaaaaataatcttgtaAGAATTAAGTAAATAGTGATCGTTTGTGTGATTATTACTATGGGCTTTATCTCCACCACTGTTTTCAATGAACTGCAAACTGTACCATTAACAATAATTAGCTTTCTATCTACTGGTAGAGAGGCTGACTGTACCTAGTTTGCCATCTTTCGTGGTAGCAGTGAGGTACTGTGAGACCGAGGCCGGTCCACTGTGTTCAATCTCACAGGGCATCAACTGGACTGGGACCCGCTGTGCTTGGCCCTCAGATGACACAAGGACACGAGTCACACTGGTGTTACAGGACATCCTGCAACCAGGAGACAggagaggacacacacatgaataacAACATATTACACACCTGTATTCTGTGTAAACCTCAAATTTATTGCTGTGATTTGAGACATATGAAGGTAATCTCTAAAGTATCTACTGGCTCTATCAGAGGAGTATATTACTAACTGTAAATACAGCACAGACAGTTTgttaaaatgtagttaaatGTATACTGACAGCGAATTTGAAGGCTTTCTGACATGATTTTAAATAGTAATATTTGTATCAGAAGCCGTCCCTTGTTTAATGCGTGCTTGTTTATGGTGAAGCTGTGACAACAACCAGTTCAGACTTTCCCTAAAATGAACAGCATGCTTCCTCTAATAAATATTTCGtcatatttgcatgtttcatcCGTTCCTCGTGAACATTATTAAACATACTATCAAGCGACTTAAATATCGATTTGAGAAATATAACTCCCAACATTACCTTTCAGCACTTTTCCAACGTTTTCTGTAAATGAAATGTAATATTGGACCATTTCCGGGTAGCGCCGGTCGCTGCGTGTGATTGGACGAAAGCGTCTTCTTCTACGCTACAAGACGTTTTGGCGGTTTTTTTCTGCTCCGCCAGAGGATGTCGCCCCCTCTTGGTGAGAGATTATTGTACTTTTTAGTTTCTGCCTTTATATTCTCAGCTCTCtttattctttgtttttatccaCCCTGTACGTAAAGCCATTGTCTTTACTGGACATTCTTATATACAGTTTTtagacatatatatatctatatattatatattaaagTGTAATGAATAATTGGTCACAAACAGTGGCATAAGGATGTTACAACTGGCCCTAGTGCACGCTATCATGCATGTATAGTCTTGACACAAAtggagacttgacattggacaacatcagcccacatattacccagcaatcatcactgcatatctgacaaaaatatcaaagaaaatgtattatttgatagaacatttttcatggtgttatttatagattttacaGCTTGTGCAGAAAAAGCATCAAATTTAGATAGCTCCTgactattttaaaaaaaatgaaaataaaaagaaaaccagggggcgctggtggcttagtggtagagctgGTGCCCTATATACAAGGCTGTTACCGCAGGGGCCCAGGTTCGAATCCAGTCtgtagccctttgctgcatgtcacaccccccctcccccccccccccccgtctctaaatattgttgttttttttaaaaaaaaaaaaaaagaaagaaaaccatGACATAAATGGGCTTGTCTTGTTGAGGACATATATGgcaaatggcaccatttctGGAATTAgcaatgttttttattgttattccTGTTTGAACACAGATAAATATATTCAAGGAGGCAATCAGAATTACCTGCAAGAGCCCACTCTCTCTgcgggcccctccaccccacggaccccagtgcaaccacactgcctctatatttacgcccctggtcACAAAACATTTGTATCTGCactttcagccattcatgtatGCTCTAATACACTTATCCTGGTCAATGTCACAGATATTTCTGCACTTTCCccctgttatttatttatttactttttttatgttttcaacAAAATACTGCATAGGTTCTTGCACAGTAGCTACATGACTTAGCAGTTTACATCAGGTATTAGGGTATGTTATCTCTCTGCTATTTAAAAAGTAGACTCTCTATACAATGCAGGATCGTGAAGTGTAA encodes the following:
- the rnaseh2c gene encoding ribonuclease H2 subunit C is translated as MSCNTSVTRVLVSSEGQAQRVPVQLMPCEIEHSGPASVSQYLTATTKDGKLEKTVSFRGRGLKGQELSCPHGYTGLVLKEINKPGSDQEDRTVKVTSVFDKLTYWNLETPPNSDDTVVMAMDWPELAEAIHGPVED